The following proteins come from a genomic window of Myroides odoratus DSM 2801:
- a CDS encoding polyprenyl synthetase family protein produces MQSIAKYKEQIADYLNSIQLDGQPIELYEPISYILSLGGKQIRPVLTLMAADVFNEDPKKAIYAATAIELFHNFSLMHDDIMDDASLRRGHQTVHEKWDINTAILSGDAMLILAYQYFEHYEPVIFRDLAKLFSKTAIQVCEGQQYDICFEGRSDVQIEQYIKMIEYKTAVLVAAALKMGAIVAKTTAENGDQIYNFGLNLGIAFQLLDDHLDAFGDEATFGKRIGGDILENKKTFLYLKALEQANPAQKEELLHFYAKVDCADEEQKITRVKQLFIETGSQQASSKLIEQYTEEALKILDILAIEEDKKELLRVFSKELMNRQM; encoded by the coding sequence ATGCAGTCAATAGCAAAATACAAAGAACAGATCGCAGATTATCTAAATTCAATTCAATTAGATGGTCAACCCATAGAACTTTATGAGCCTATTTCTTATATTCTTTCTTTAGGAGGAAAACAAATTAGACCGGTTTTAACGTTGATGGCAGCGGATGTTTTCAATGAAGATCCTAAAAAAGCTATTTATGCGGCAACAGCGATTGAGTTGTTTCACAACTTTTCCTTGATGCATGACGATATCATGGATGATGCTTCTTTGCGAAGAGGACATCAAACCGTACATGAAAAATGGGACATCAATACGGCTATCCTTTCTGGAGATGCCATGTTGATTTTAGCTTATCAATATTTTGAACACTACGAGCCTGTTATTTTTAGAGATTTGGCGAAGTTGTTTAGTAAAACAGCGATTCAAGTTTGCGAAGGACAGCAATACGATATTTGTTTTGAAGGGCGTTCTGATGTACAGATTGAACAATACATCAAGATGATTGAGTACAAAACTGCGGTTTTAGTTGCTGCAGCACTGAAGATGGGAGCTATTGTAGCTAAAACAACAGCAGAAAATGGCGACCAGATTTACAACTTTGGTTTGAATTTAGGTATTGCCTTCCAATTACTAGATGATCACTTGGATGCCTTTGGAGACGAAGCAACGTTTGGTAAGCGAATTGGCGGAGATATCTTAGAAAATAAAAAGACTTTCTTGTACTTAAAAGCGTTAGAACAAGCCAATCCTGCACAAAAAGAAGAGTTACTTCATTTTTATGCGAAAGTAGATTGTGCTGATGAAGAACAAAAAATTACACGCGTCAAACAACTATTTATTGAAACAGGATCTCAACAAGCATCCTCAAAGTTGATTGAACAATATACTGAAGAGGCATTAAAGATTTTGGATATCTTGGCTATTGAAGAAGATAAAAAAGAACTACTTCGCGTGTTTAGTAAAGAATTAATGAACAGACAAATGTAA
- a CDS encoding TolC family protein → MNKTFLTVCSLLLSCSLWAQEPLTLPEALHYALEHKAEARQAALDITNSDYQIQEVKANALPHLNVEANIANNVKIQEMPLTLGGQTQMIPFNLKWNSQVTATASQILFNQAVFMGLKAARSAKEFYIINKELTDEQIIEKVASTYYQVFQSKAMLKTLDTTIGSTTRIKDIIEDLHRNGLATQIDLDRTKVSLSNLKANRQQIINAIDLQENALKFFMGMDLQTAIQLPENTFSIDESTILAENKIDTRTEIHLLEKQKELLAYKLKSIQADYYPSLAAFGTFGYQGMGDKFPWGNKPSDGVFWTSASAVGISLKLPIFNGFETRSRVRQAKIDIEKIDVQLDDTKQALALDFVNAQKSIENALITINLQKENVDLAHSILTNMQNNYKHGLASLTDLLNAENAYTEAENNYTTALLDFKLAEIQIIKSQGELKTLLD, encoded by the coding sequence ATGAATAAGACCTTCTTAACCGTATGTAGCCTATTACTCTCTTGCAGCCTCTGGGCGCAAGAACCTCTGACTTTACCCGAAGCTTTACACTATGCCTTAGAGCACAAAGCAGAAGCTAGACAAGCCGCTTTGGATATCACCAATAGTGATTATCAAATTCAAGAAGTGAAAGCCAATGCACTTCCGCATTTAAATGTTGAAGCCAACATTGCCAACAACGTCAAGATTCAAGAGATGCCTTTAACCTTAGGCGGGCAAACGCAAATGATTCCTTTCAATTTGAAATGGAATTCCCAAGTTACGGCGACTGCCTCGCAGATTTTATTCAATCAGGCGGTATTTATGGGATTAAAAGCGGCCCGTTCAGCGAAAGAGTTTTACATCATCAACAAAGAGTTAACCGATGAACAAATCATCGAAAAGGTAGCCTCGACTTACTACCAAGTATTTCAATCCAAAGCGATGTTAAAAACCCTGGATACCACGATAGGCAGTACAACGCGTATCAAAGATATCATTGAGGATTTACACCGCAACGGTTTGGCTACTCAAATTGATTTAGATCGTACTAAAGTAAGTTTAAGCAACTTAAAAGCAAACAGGCAGCAAATCATTAATGCGATTGATTTACAAGAAAATGCTTTGAAGTTTTTCATGGGAATGGATTTACAAACCGCCATTCAATTACCTGAAAACACGTTTAGCATTGATGAGAGTACCATTCTAGCTGAAAATAAAATTGACACAAGAACTGAAATACACTTGTTAGAAAAGCAAAAAGAATTGTTAGCCTATAAACTCAAATCCATCCAAGCGGATTATTACCCCTCTTTAGCGGCCTTTGGTACTTTTGGTTATCAAGGGATGGGAGATAAATTCCCCTGGGGAAATAAACCTAGTGATGGTGTATTCTGGACGAGTGCTTCTGCGGTAGGGATATCATTAAAGCTACCTATTTTTAATGGTTTTGAAACCCGATCAAGAGTGAGACAAGCCAAAATTGACATCGAGAAAATTGACGTTCAATTAGACGATACCAAACAAGCCTTGGCTTTGGATTTTGTCAATGCGCAGAAATCAATTGAAAACGCCTTAATTACCATCAATCTTCAAAAGGAAAACGTGGACTTGGCGCATAGTATTTTAACGAATATGCAAAACAATTACAAGCATGGTTTAGCTTCCTTGACTGATTTATTGAATGCAGAAAATGCCTATACCGAAGCAGAGAACAATTACACTACTGCCCTACTAGACTTTAAACTTGCAGAAATTCAAATCATCAAATCACAAGGCGAATTAAAAACCTTACTCGACTAA
- a CDS encoding efflux RND transporter permease subunit codes for MKIAEISIKRPSIIIVLFIALVLGGIFSYKNLSYELIPKFEVNVITVATVYPGASPSEIENTVTKKIEDAVASLENVKKVEALSFESLSTVMIYLTSEANVDLSLNDAQRKINAILKDLPKDVDPPSLQKYSLSDLPIMTLSVTSNLTEKELYDLLDKKIQPIFSRVAGVAKVELVGGEEREIQVLLDPKKIEAYGLSVPMVQQAVLSSNLDFPTGSVKSGDKQTLIRLAGKYKNIEEMRNLVIASQGGIDIRLSDIADVQDGIKEVEKIARLNQQSTILMQVIKQSDANAVTVSELTQQSIAEVEKNYADIQLNIKTANDSSQFTLEAANAVMFDLFLAIVLVAFVMLFFLHSFRNALIVMVAIPLSLVATFIGIYLLGYSLNLLSLLALSLVVGILVDDAIVVIENIHRHMEMGKNKVRASFDGAKEIGFTVTAITLVIVVVFLPIAMSSGLVPNIIKQFCVTVIIATMLSLLVSFTIVPWLFSRYGKIEVIQPTSFFGKILHGFEKGLTSFTHSISGLLVWSLNSTKNTIIVLIIVAFAFFGSLALPSLGYIGGEFFPKTDKGEFLVQLELDKDASVQQTNHMTQKAEEFLRTKPEVVDMITTVGQSSEGYGGSQATKYKSEIHVILTDKKERSESSFVYAAKLKKELAPLMVGVKVKTVPVGLIGAEEAPLALTITGSNLDDAMDFAIQAKALLDAIPGTMETKLTTETGSPEINVQVDRDKMAALGLDMYTVGMTMQTAFNGNTDGKYRAGEYEYDINIRFQEYARTTIDDVKTINFKNNQGQDVKLEQFATVSYSSGPSILERRDKSPSVTIKSQTIGRSPGDIANEWLPQFDQLTLKPGVKYQWTGTMEDQEEGFGTLGIALLAAIILVYLVMVALYDSFSKPFIVIFSVPLSFIGALLALAIANISLNIFTILGIIMLIGLVCKNAILLVDFANHRVEAGDSVHDALIAANHARLRPILMTTIAMVIGMVPIALANGAGAEMNNGLAVVIIGGLLSSLLLTLVIVPIIYSIFDKIGKRFGNKEKVDYQAAMEADYEPNHNFVDHH; via the coding sequence ATGAAAATAGCCGAAATATCCATCAAGCGTCCGAGCATCATTATTGTGCTATTTATTGCACTCGTACTCGGAGGTATATTTAGTTATAAGAACTTGAGTTATGAATTGATTCCCAAATTTGAAGTAAACGTGATTACTGTAGCAACAGTATACCCAGGAGCTTCCCCTTCGGAAATCGAAAACACGGTAACCAAGAAAATTGAAGATGCTGTTGCCTCTTTAGAAAATGTAAAAAAGGTTGAGGCGCTTTCTTTTGAGAGCTTATCAACAGTAATGATATACTTGACTTCTGAAGCCAATGTGGATTTGTCATTGAATGATGCACAACGCAAAATCAATGCGATTCTCAAAGATTTACCCAAAGATGTAGATCCACCTTCATTACAGAAATATTCGTTGAGTGATTTACCGATTATGACGTTGAGTGTAACGAGTAACTTAACGGAAAAGGAATTATACGATTTATTAGACAAGAAAATTCAACCGATTTTCTCACGTGTTGCGGGAGTAGCAAAAGTTGAATTAGTAGGAGGAGAAGAAAGAGAGATTCAAGTACTCCTTGACCCAAAGAAAATCGAAGCTTACGGGTTGAGTGTACCAATGGTACAACAAGCGGTGTTGAGCTCTAACTTAGACTTCCCAACAGGAAGCGTAAAATCAGGAGATAAGCAAACCTTAATCCGTTTAGCCGGAAAGTACAAGAACATCGAAGAGATGCGTAATCTTGTGATTGCCTCTCAAGGTGGAATTGACATTCGATTAAGTGATATTGCCGATGTTCAAGATGGAATCAAAGAAGTAGAAAAAATTGCTCGTTTAAACCAGCAATCGACTATTTTGATGCAAGTCATCAAACAATCTGATGCCAATGCAGTAACCGTAAGTGAATTGACACAACAATCAATCGCTGAAGTTGAAAAAAACTATGCAGACATCCAATTGAATATTAAAACAGCTAATGACTCTTCTCAATTTACATTAGAAGCAGCCAATGCGGTAATGTTTGACTTGTTCTTGGCTATTGTATTAGTAGCTTTTGTTATGCTATTTTTCTTACACAGCTTTAGAAATGCGCTTATTGTAATGGTCGCTATTCCACTATCCTTAGTTGCTACCTTTATTGGAATCTATCTCTTAGGCTATTCTTTGAACTTATTAAGTTTACTTGCCCTATCTCTGGTTGTAGGTATTTTAGTGGATGATGCCATTGTGGTGATTGAAAATATTCACCGTCACATGGAAATGGGTAAAAACAAAGTACGCGCCTCCTTTGATGGAGCGAAAGAAATTGGATTTACCGTTACTGCTATTACCTTAGTTATTGTGGTAGTATTCTTGCCTATTGCGATGTCTTCTGGTTTAGTACCGAATATCATTAAGCAATTCTGTGTGACTGTAATTATTGCAACGATGTTATCGTTATTAGTATCCTTTACCATTGTACCTTGGTTGTTCTCTAGATATGGTAAAATTGAGGTAATTCAACCCACTTCTTTCTTTGGAAAGATTTTACATGGATTTGAAAAAGGGTTAACCTCTTTTACACACAGTATCTCTGGTTTATTAGTATGGTCCTTAAACTCTACAAAGAACACCATCATTGTATTAATTATTGTAGCCTTTGCTTTCTTTGGGTCATTAGCCCTACCTTCTTTGGGTTATATTGGAGGAGAGTTTTTCCCTAAAACAGATAAAGGTGAATTCTTAGTACAGCTGGAATTAGACAAAGATGCTTCTGTGCAACAGACCAACCACATGACGCAAAAGGCAGAGGAATTCTTGCGTACCAAGCCAGAAGTAGTAGATATGATTACTACAGTAGGACAATCTTCTGAGGGATATGGAGGAAGTCAGGCGACCAAATACAAATCGGAGATTCACGTTATTTTGACGGACAAAAAAGAACGCAGTGAGAGTTCATTCGTCTATGCAGCCAAGTTGAAAAAAGAATTAGCGCCGTTGATGGTGGGGGTAAAAGTGAAGACTGTTCCCGTGGGGTTAATTGGTGCAGAAGAAGCTCCGTTAGCCTTAACCATAACAGGATCAAATTTGGATGATGCGATGGATTTTGCCATTCAAGCGAAAGCCTTATTAGATGCAATTCCAGGTACCATGGAAACGAAGTTAACAACGGAAACTGGAAGCCCTGAAATTAACGTACAAGTGGATCGCGATAAAATGGCAGCACTTGGTTTAGATATGTATACTGTAGGGATGACAATGCAAACAGCATTTAACGGAAATACCGATGGAAAATATAGAGCAGGTGAATATGAATACGACATCAACATTCGCTTTCAAGAATATGCTAGAACAACGATTGATGATGTAAAAACCATCAATTTTAAAAACAATCAAGGCCAAGATGTGAAGTTAGAACAATTCGCTACAGTAAGCTATAGTTCAGGACCTTCTATCTTAGAGCGCAGAGATAAGAGTCCGTCGGTAACCATTAAATCACAAACCATTGGACGTTCGCCCGGTGATATTGCCAATGAATGGTTGCCTCAATTTGATCAGTTGACCTTAAAACCTGGTGTAAAATACCAATGGACAGGAACGATGGAAGATCAAGAAGAAGGATTTGGTACCTTGGGAATTGCTTTATTAGCGGCTATTATCTTGGTTTACCTCGTAATGGTAGCGTTGTATGACAGTTTCTCAAAACCGTTTATCGTTATTTTCTCTGTGCCATTATCGTTTATTGGCGCTTTATTAGCCCTAGCTATTGCCAATATTTCACTGAACATTTTTACCATTTTGGGAATTATCATGTTGATTGGATTGGTGTGTAAGAATGCCATCTTATTGGTTGACTTTGCCAACCATAGAGTGGAAGCTGGAGACAGTGTACACGATGCTTTAATCGCAGCCAATCACGCGCGTTTACGTCCTATTTTAATGACGACGATTGCCATGGTTATCGGAATGGTACCTATTGCTTTAGCCAACGGAGCAGGTGCTGAGATGAACAATGGATTAGCCGTAGTTATTATAGGAGGATTATTGTCATCCTTACTGCTTACTTTGGTTATTGTACCCATCATCTACTCTATTTTTGACAAAATAGGCAAGCGATTCGGGAACAAAGAAAAAGTAGATTATCAAGCCGCTATGGAGGCAGATTATGAACCTAACCACAACTTTGTAGATCATCACTAG
- a CDS encoding efflux RND transporter periplasmic adaptor subunit — MKKIITALVLVALIGGTIYILNRNKTNNDAETAIVAEQNATITVRVEKATVRVVDATYKANGNFVPYQEVTLSAETPGRVVKLLVDEGAQVRKGQVVALVNSDQINVQVRNAEAAYATAKADAARFESAYTTGGVTKQQLDQVKLMLQNAEANLKSAQITAGDAHIKAPIDGIINKKHVEQGSFVAPGAPIFDLVNVNQLKLRVNVDESHVANLKEGDIIEVKASVFPNDRFEGKVTFIAPKADAALNYPVDLLLTNNQGNKLRAGMYGSAYFDADRNQDTPLLLVPRNAFVGSVSSNLIYRVIDNKAVATTVVSGRNLGDFVEILEGLKEGEIVITSGQINLTDQAPVSIIN; from the coding sequence ATGAAAAAAATAATAACAGCCTTAGTCCTTGTTGCCTTAATTGGAGGGACCATCTACATATTAAACCGAAACAAAACCAATAATGATGCTGAAACTGCCATTGTAGCGGAGCAAAATGCGACCATTACCGTACGTGTGGAAAAAGCAACGGTTCGCGTTGTGGACGCAACTTATAAAGCAAATGGAAACTTTGTTCCCTATCAAGAAGTAACCCTTTCAGCAGAAACCCCTGGTCGTGTTGTAAAACTTCTCGTTGATGAAGGCGCACAAGTGCGCAAAGGACAAGTAGTTGCCTTAGTGAATAGCGATCAAATCAATGTACAGGTACGCAATGCTGAAGCAGCCTATGCAACAGCCAAAGCCGATGCTGCACGTTTTGAAAGTGCGTATACAACAGGAGGAGTTACCAAGCAACAATTGGATCAAGTGAAACTGATGCTTCAAAATGCAGAAGCAAACTTGAAGTCTGCACAAATTACAGCTGGCGATGCTCATATCAAAGCACCTATTGATGGAATTATCAATAAAAAACACGTAGAACAAGGTAGTTTTGTTGCTCCTGGAGCCCCTATTTTCGACCTCGTTAATGTCAATCAATTGAAATTGAGAGTAAATGTAGACGAAAGTCACGTAGCCAATCTAAAAGAAGGAGATATCATTGAAGTGAAAGCTAGTGTTTTCCCTAATGATCGATTTGAAGGAAAAGTAACTTTCATCGCACCTAAAGCAGATGCTGCGTTAAATTACCCCGTAGACTTATTACTGACGAATAATCAAGGCAATAAATTACGTGCAGGGATGTATGGTTCCGCTTATTTTGATGCAGATCGAAATCAAGATACCCCATTACTCCTTGTACCTCGTAATGCATTTGTCGGAAGTGTGAGTTCTAATTTAATCTATCGTGTCATTGACAACAAAGCCGTGGCTACTACCGTAGTATCAGGCAGAAACCTAGGAGACTTTGTTGAGATTCTAGAGGGATTAAAAGAGGGAGAGATTGTTATTACTTCTGGGCAGATCAACCTTACCGATCAAGCTCCTGTATCAATTATTAACTAA
- a CDS encoding TetR/AcrR family transcriptional regulator, with protein METLILEKATHLFLSQGFKSITMDDIAAELSISKKTIYQHYASKPELIEKCLVYINDKFLKSLELVIAQNRPAVAEIIAAHNNMNEVFAVETSVCLYQLNKYYPKIAQKQKIVHKKKYVGIIERNLEKGIKEGVYRASLDVEFTARLHIASVVSIDDQDYFEPEEYTHMQLHALHLDHHIRSISTEKGLKQYLELKESIKNE; from the coding sequence ATGGAAACTTTAATACTAGAAAAAGCAACACATTTGTTTTTATCCCAAGGATTTAAAAGCATTACAATGGACGATATCGCAGCAGAATTGTCTATATCTAAAAAAACAATCTACCAACACTATGCATCTAAGCCTGAATTGATTGAAAAATGCTTGGTTTACATCAATGATAAATTCTTGAAATCACTCGAATTAGTTATTGCACAAAATAGACCTGCTGTAGCAGAAATTATAGCGGCACATAATAATATGAATGAGGTCTTTGCTGTAGAGACATCCGTTTGTTTGTACCAATTGAACAAGTATTACCCTAAGATTGCACAAAAGCAAAAGATTGTACACAAGAAAAAATATGTAGGTATCATTGAACGCAACTTAGAAAAGGGGATTAAAGAAGGAGTATACCGCGCGAGCTTGGATGTAGAATTTACAGCACGTTTACACATTGCTTCTGTCGTATCCATTGATGATCAAGATTACTTTGAGCCTGAAGAATACACGCATATGCAATTACACGCTTTACATCTCGACCATCACATTCGCAGTATCAGCACAGAAAAAGGATTGAAACAATACTTGGAATTAAAAGAAAGCATCAAAAATGAATAA